In the Rhododendron vialii isolate Sample 1 chromosome 2a, ASM3025357v1 genome, AATTGGCCAACCTCCCATCTcccccacactctctctctgatcccactaaaagaaaattataaaaccACAAGAAAGGTGAAAGGTAGGAGGAAAGGTGAAATCTTTTGCAAGGAATAACCAGATTCAtcatcaaagatgtagagagagagagagagagagagagagagagggtaaaaGCTAAGTTTGAACagaaactctaaaaaggactgAATTTTTGCTGCGAAAGGAAGAAACATGTTGTCGTTTGGGAAAGGAGAGGGTggttagtgagagagagagaagagttctagagagagagagaggccggcCTAGTtcacctctctccctctctcttttgctTCCAACAGCTTTCTGGGAGGTTGGAAAAACTCCTTCGAGGTACAAATATGCTCATACTATTGCCACTTAGGCATGATTTAATTCTTGGGTTTTGTGCTGattttttgttcttgagttATTTACTGAAACCGCCTGTAAAtcattaaaaagtagggattttCGAAATGGGGATGCTGTGAAGTATCCCCTGCAAAGCGGCCCTCGGCAATTAATGGCTAGGATTTAGAGGGTTCAGATTTACGCTCAGATTCAACCTGAATCATCCGTGCGGAGATGAACGGCCAAATTGGCCGCTTTGCAGGAATGCAGCTCGGCAGCATCCCTGTCGTATTTTTGGACATAGGGTATGAAGGTTTTATCGTTTTCCCTTAGTGGGTACCAAAAATTTGTGCTTAATTCTCCTATAAAATTTCTACAAggttaaaatattaaataaataaactacgTTCATATTATTTCCAATTCATTGTTGGGTTTTGAGCTGATTATTGTGTTATGTAATTTGAAATTGGCTGTAAATCATTAAAAGGCTGGTCTTTTCTGATATTGGGTTTAAAaagttttaattgtttttcctttttggaaatAATCTGTCTGTTGTTTTCTTGgtggattcttgattttccaatATTACATAAATCTGTCCAACGGAAAAATACATGCAAAAGTACATGCATTGTATAAATATATCAACCTTGTTCGGATTTTAAATTtcttagagaaaaaaaacaactttttcttcttcttcaaatttcTTAGGCTTGTACAAAAACAGAGGAACTATATCTAGCTTTTGTTCTCGAATATGTCCATTTCTTCATGTGTGTGCATAAATATACATATAGGTACAATGTGTCCATTCCTTCTGTGTAGCTTATTTCTGTTTCGAGAACCTCTACTAACAAAACAACATGCACAACATTTGGCAAAACATGCTTATTCGGCGGTGTTTCGTTGACAACTGGGTGGATTGTTAGTTCTCAATAACCGACGAGATGCTGCCACTTGCGCATGTTGTGCATGTTGTCGTGTTCCTAGACCTCCTCTTCTGTTTGTGAGTAAACAAGGTTGATTACTACCGTTTCTAGGTGATATTGTTATGTGAAAGCATGCAGAGTATCTGTTTACTTTTTGAGAATTTGCATAGCATATGAAATTTCCACAATCTAGTCTGTTTTCTCTGCTACATGCTTTTAATGGTtctccttctttcctttttctccatGTTCATTATTCGCATTTGAATTACCCAGGAGAGACAGGAATTTTCTTGTCGCTAATCGATTAAGCTACAATATCAAActagtccctttttttttcatttagatcTGTTAATCCCAGAAGCGTATGCATGGAACTCGGATACGCGAATTTGATAATCTCCTTGATTGTTCATCTTGGTGTGATCTCATTATTTGTCTTGTGAATCTATTGTTCGAAATGGAAGTTAGATCAAGATGATGATAAGAGGCACGCGGAAAATATACCACTGCAAAATGGGAAAAAGGTGTTGAAGAAAGAAGATGCAGGACTCGTGATCATAAATTTCTGATGTAGTCTTTTATGTATTTTAATTGGGCACGAATTTCTTGTGTTTGGAATGTTTCCAAATATTGTCTATCTGTAAGGCCGCAACAAACAGATCTGCATGTAATATAGTCTGTGATTCTGGATCATAAGAACTCATTTTTCTACTAATTTTGCCGTTTAATTTGTCTTTCCTTTTAGGGAAAAGATGTGATACTAGAAAGATGGGGAAGAAAGGGAGCTGGTTTTCCACGATCAAGAGGGTCTTCACACCCAACTCCAAAGAGAAGCCAGTTGATGTAAGGAGAAATTTAACATGGTTTGTGTTTGGAGGCAATTTAGTCATACTATGATTTCTTTTCGCATTCTTTGTTTCAGTTTATGCCCATGGAAATGAGATGTTCTAGTTTCTAGTAGTGCTAGCTTTATCTTCTGTTCAAAAGAACCCGACACATCTGAGGTTTTAGTTCAATCAGCCAAGTTTTCTTGATTTTAGTAGTGATCATATTTGGTTACTGCATACTAAACTCTACCCGTCGTGCCAAATTACCGAAAATTTATATATGGGCTACATGGTGTAATCTTGCTTTGAACAAAAATCTACACCCGGTAGACCATCTTGAGTTCTGTTTGCACTATCTACTGGCTTTCAAGAATTTTGGAACATATTGCCAAGATTTTCCCCGTGATCATGTTCTGTTGTTGTAGGGGTCGGGGAAAAAGAGCACGAAGGAAAACAAGAAACGAGGGATATTGAGGCATGGGGAGTCCAAATCATTCATGCCTCTGTTCAGGGAACCGAGCAGTATCGAACAAATACTCGGGGAAATGGACCAACAGCAGTCACTTATTAGGCCTCCCACACCTGTTGAGCAACATACTCTGCCGCCTTTGGTACTTCCCAGGGCTGCCTCCCGGAGTGTAGCTTCTCCGAGGGCTGCTTCTCCACGAGTCACTTCCCCGAAGGCTGCTTCTCTAAGGGTTGGATCTCCTAGAGCTGCTTCCTCAAGATCTCTTCAACACCATAAGGAAATAAGCTACAGGCCAGAACCAACTCTACGATACCGCAATGTTTCGGCCACCAAGATCCAAGCAGCCTACAGAGGTTACATGGTATGATTGTAACTGCCaagccattaaaaaaaaagatcttaaTTGTCAATCATTTGTTGGTTGAATTTTAATATGATCACTAAATGGCTTGGCCATGGaaatatttatcttttttttttctttgatcagCAATTTATCTTGTTATTTATAATGCATTCAAAGAGgataggggaaaaaaaggtaACAAGGTACAATTTGGCTCAATTTGATGAAGTCCTATATCTGCAACTAATGTGGCAGTTTAGGTTCTTGTCAGCTGTTTTGTATCATGGGAGACTGTTATTACCTTTCCAAAATGTGAATTGAATGTTCCTGGAGGGCAGTTTGGTATCGTTTTgacttttctgttttcattttccgGAAAACACAACAAAAACTTGTTCGCTTTTGGCACCACTTTTCAGGAACACCGGAAAGATGTTAAATTTCCCAAAACAGTTTTTGATACAAGAACGAGCACAATATGAAATCAATAACTGTTTTCAAGTTTCCCAGTCTTGTGTTTCTGACAACTAAAAAATGGATATCCTACCCTTTCGAGGGAATAAATGGACTGCTTGTGGCATTTCGGACAGTACTTAGCTAGGCATCTCGGACTAAGTACATTTGTAGTCACACTTTCATAGGCCCAAGTATGTATTTCtgtttgattgacttgaatccAGTGATTGGACTCTCAGTGCAATTGACATAGTTTTGTTGATATTACACAGGCAAGGAGGGGCTTTAAAGCTTTGAGGGGTCTAGTTAGGCTTCAAGGAGTGGTGAGAGGCCAGAATGTGGAGCGACAGACTATGAACGCCATGAAAATGATGCAACTACTAGTGCGGGTACAAACCCAAATCCAGTCTCGCCGCATCCAGATGTTAGAAAACCAGGCGCTCCAACGCCAAGCTTACAATAACGATAAGGAATTGGAGAGTACTTTGGGCAAGTGGACCGCGAATCAGGTAGTAATCTTCCCTGCGGCTTAATTTTGAATACTGTCCTACTTATCTCAGGCAGCACTCCTGCACACAAAAAACACAGATAAGCACTTAGACAGATCACATCGGCATGGGCTGACTCGTCTTATTGTTTTGTGCTATTTTATGTGACTGGTTTTTGTGTGCttattaattttgtactttggCCGGCCATCATTAAGTAAAATCCATCGAAGCGACCAATTTACCAACACTGTTGACCTGCAGATGTACAATTTATGACAATGCTAAGGGGCCTAATGATAACGACCTCTATAGCTATGGGTAACGTCGAGGCCACCTTCGTAGTCGATGAACCGGTAATTGATTCGACAAGACCAAGACTTTGGATTGGTTTAATATAGAACCTATTCTTTTGTTTGCCCTGGTATATTTTGATGGTATCCTCTTTTGTTTCACCAAGTACTCTGTATATTCATACTAGCCAGTATTTCCAAGCAAATCGCTAAAAAGGGATGGAATGTACACAGCAAATTGCACCATCATTTGTTCATCTAGGTGAACGGCAAACCATTCCGAGCACTGACAATACTGCTAGGAATATGCGGATCCCTAACTAGCTAGGATATACGAGACTACGAATGCTGAAAAATAAAGATCACACGAGaaatccaaaatattttacgtGGTTCACCCAACTAGGGTTGTTGGGATCTGCATCCAAGGTCTTTGCGGCTGTTTCGGTATGAAAAATAATGAGTTCTTACATCGGAGTTGCCCTAACGCTACAATATCTGTTGCTAGGATTGTAACCACATGCGCCCTCAATGAAATAACACCTATCAGGCTTCACACACTTAACGCATACCATTCCTTTGCAAAATCATTCCCAGCTTACCAAATACTAGGTAGGTGCAAGAGTTATTGAATGGTTGTGTTGGTATAGTCTGAAGCAGGGCTCCATGAGGATTGGGATGACAGTGTGCtgacaaaagaagaaatagagGAAAGGCTACAGAGGAAGGCGGAGGCATTGATCAAGAGAGAAAGAGTAATGGCTTATTCATACTCCCACAAGGTACCATACCCTTTATTTTTTCAGCCCAAAACTCATTGAACAATGATACGTGCGGAGACTCTTGTCCACAGATTCGGGCAGAGATGTGTTCGGAAATGTCTGATACATGTGGCGCCTCCATTATCTTGTGAGATTCACGTGCATTGGATGGTTGTGTACACATTTGTATCCGGATTTGCACACAAAAGTCTGAGTGCACAGACTTCTCTGAAACACCTTTGTTGACATCCTTGAGAACAGCTCAACTGAAGGGTCTATCATAATtagtttcttgagtttcttgGATTTCTTTTCTAATTCGTTGTGTCTGAATTTT is a window encoding:
- the LOC131316882 gene encoding protein IQ-DOMAIN 14-like: MGKKGSWFSTIKRVFTPNSKEKPVDGSGKKSTKENKKRGILRHGESKSFMPLFREPSSIEQILGEMDQQQSLIRPPTPVEQHTLPPLVLPRAASRSVASPRAASPRVTSPKAASLRVGSPRAASSRSLQHHKEISYRPEPTLRYRNVSATKIQAAYRGYMARRGFKALRGLVRLQGVVRGQNVERQTMNAMKMMQLLVRVQTQIQSRRIQMLENQALQRQAYNNDKELESTLGKWTANQSEAGLHEDWDDSVLTKEEIEERLQRKAEALIKRERVMAYSYSHKLWKANTKSAQISPMDPRSGGFPWWWNWLDRQLPPPANPPESQTMKSFLVTPPRPKPSPTPSPFNYKQSNIGASPFNYKQSNIGVDNLELLTPRSTRSATPMRTRYQYTPSNRTPTNSSFQMKYSKPRTSNAGSAFDMKDDDSLMSCPPFSAPNYMTPTASAKAKARESGGILKDSILKDRFPGTPGADSNSKKRFSFMLTSNFASFKWNKGSSKDSNPRRVIEKHKSLHSVGDVSIDSAVSMPAAFGRKPFNRFV